Proteins co-encoded in one Aptenodytes patagonicus chromosome 14, bAptPat1.pri.cur, whole genome shotgun sequence genomic window:
- the LOC143167162 gene encoding signal-regulatory protein gamma-like isoform X3: protein MAWRAAAAAQLLLGQLSLFPLRLSGAGAQAGQDFELRQPQDKVSVTVGETLNLICTMSGGGLPGAVKWLKGLGSGNETVYEQKGSFPRVTRAVSESDTDFSIHIRDVRPEDAGTYYCVKFKKLLLGGDEMLQHGRGTVVSLHETALVPSMVAAAVVLCFLLLLGFFVALCMYRKKRRGEVESQCLARPAATGSFLPIPLRCCAGTSSTPSSAVLDAETSHVPSQQSSKEDNDIHYADLQPLPVAPQHSRSPSAACSEYASIRVAAQ, encoded by the exons ATGGCTTGGCGCGCCGctgcggcggctcagctcctgcTGGGGCAGCTCAGCCTCTTCCCGCTGCGGCTCTCGG GTGCGGGTGCCCAGGCGGGTCAGGACTTCGAGCTGCGGCAGCCCCAGGACAAGGTGTCGGTGACAGTGGGGGAGACGCTCAACCTGATCTGCACCATGTCCGGAGGCGGTCTCCCTGGCGCCGTGAAGTGGCTGAAGGGCCTGGGCAGTGGGAACGAGACCGTCTACGAGCAGAAGGGCTCCTTCCCCCGCGTGACGAGGGCAGTGAGCGAGTCCGACACGGACTTCAGCATCCACATCAGGGATGTTCGCCCCGAGGATGCCGGCACCTATTACTGCGTGAAGTTCAAGAAATTGCTGCTTGGTGGTGATGAGATGCTTCAGCATGGGAGGGGCACGGTGGTATCCCTGCACG AGACAGCCCTGGTTCCCAGCATGGTGGCTGCAGCTGTagtgctctgcttcctcctcctcctcggcttCTTCGTCGCCCTTTGCATGTACAGGAAGAAGCGCAGAGGTGAGGTGGAGAGCCAGTGCCTGGCCAGGCCAGCGGCCACGGGCAGCTTCTTGCCCATCCCTCTGCGGTGCTGTGCAGGGACTTCCAGCACCCCCAG CAGCGCAGTCCTGGATGCAGAGACCTCACATGTGCCCAGCCAG caaagcagcaaggAGGACAATGACATCCACTACGCCGAtctccagcccctgcctgtgGCCCCGCAGCACAGCAGGAGCCCCAGCGCAGCCTGCTCCGAGTACGCCAGCATCAGGGTGGCTGCCCAGTGA
- the LOC143167162 gene encoding uncharacterized protein LOC143167162 isoform X1 yields the protein MFNSTREFFLPGIPLGSLGTSLDSEHSQRLLLMTRQEMQICPSVILNLASTAPSACGAGAQAGQDFELRQPQDKVSVTVGETLNLICTMSGGGLPGAVKWLKGLGSGNETVYEQKGSFPRVTRAVSESDTDFSIHIRDVRPEDAGTYYCVKFKKLLLGGDEMLQHGRGTVVSLHETALVPSMVAAAVVLCFLLLLGFFVALCMYRKKRRGEVESQCLARPAATGSFLPIPLRCCAGTSSTPSSAVLDAETSHVPSQQSSKEDNDIHYADLQPLPVAPQHSRSPSAACSEYASIRVAAQ from the exons ATGTTTAACAGCACTCGGGAGTTTTTCCTGCCAGGAATTCCCCTCGGCTCCCTCGGCACCTCTCTGGACTCCGAGCACTCGCAGCGCCTCCTGTTAATGACTCGACAGGAGATGCAAATTTGCCCCTCGGTCATTCTGAACCTGGCTTCCACCGCTCCCAGTGCCTGCG GTGCGGGTGCCCAGGCGGGTCAGGACTTCGAGCTGCGGCAGCCCCAGGACAAGGTGTCGGTGACAGTGGGGGAGACGCTCAACCTGATCTGCACCATGTCCGGAGGCGGTCTCCCTGGCGCCGTGAAGTGGCTGAAGGGCCTGGGCAGTGGGAACGAGACCGTCTACGAGCAGAAGGGCTCCTTCCCCCGCGTGACGAGGGCAGTGAGCGAGTCCGACACGGACTTCAGCATCCACATCAGGGATGTTCGCCCCGAGGATGCCGGCACCTATTACTGCGTGAAGTTCAAGAAATTGCTGCTTGGTGGTGATGAGATGCTTCAGCATGGGAGGGGCACGGTGGTATCCCTGCACG AGACAGCCCTGGTTCCCAGCATGGTGGCTGCAGCTGTagtgctctgcttcctcctcctcctcggcttCTTCGTCGCCCTTTGCATGTACAGGAAGAAGCGCAGAGGTGAGGTGGAGAGCCAGTGCCTGGCCAGGCCAGCGGCCACGGGCAGCTTCTTGCCCATCCCTCTGCGGTGCTGTGCAGGGACTTCCAGCACCCCCAG CAGCGCAGTCCTGGATGCAGAGACCTCACATGTGCCCAGCCAG caaagcagcaaggAGGACAATGACATCCACTACGCCGAtctccagcccctgcctgtgGCCCCGCAGCACAGCAGGAGCCCCAGCGCAGCCTGCTCCGAGTACGCCAGCATCAGGGTGGCTGCCCAGTGA
- the LOC143167162 gene encoding uncharacterized protein LOC143167162 isoform X2 codes for MFNSTREFFLPGIPLGSLGTSLDSEHSQRLLLMTRQEMQICPSVILNLASTAPSACGAGAQAGQDFELRQPQDKVSVTVGETLNLICTMSGGGLPGAVKWLKGLGSGNETVYEQKGSFPRVTRAVSESDTDFSIHIRDVRPEDAGTYYCVKFKKLLLGGDEMLQHGRGTVVSLHETALVPSMVAAAVVLCFLLLLGFFVALCMYRKKRRGEVESQCLARPAATGSFLPIPLRCCAGTSSTPSAVLDAETSHVPSQQSSKEDNDIHYADLQPLPVAPQHSRSPSAACSEYASIRVAAQ; via the exons ATGTTTAACAGCACTCGGGAGTTTTTCCTGCCAGGAATTCCCCTCGGCTCCCTCGGCACCTCTCTGGACTCCGAGCACTCGCAGCGCCTCCTGTTAATGACTCGACAGGAGATGCAAATTTGCCCCTCGGTCATTCTGAACCTGGCTTCCACCGCTCCCAGTGCCTGCG GTGCGGGTGCCCAGGCGGGTCAGGACTTCGAGCTGCGGCAGCCCCAGGACAAGGTGTCGGTGACAGTGGGGGAGACGCTCAACCTGATCTGCACCATGTCCGGAGGCGGTCTCCCTGGCGCCGTGAAGTGGCTGAAGGGCCTGGGCAGTGGGAACGAGACCGTCTACGAGCAGAAGGGCTCCTTCCCCCGCGTGACGAGGGCAGTGAGCGAGTCCGACACGGACTTCAGCATCCACATCAGGGATGTTCGCCCCGAGGATGCCGGCACCTATTACTGCGTGAAGTTCAAGAAATTGCTGCTTGGTGGTGATGAGATGCTTCAGCATGGGAGGGGCACGGTGGTATCCCTGCACG AGACAGCCCTGGTTCCCAGCATGGTGGCTGCAGCTGTagtgctctgcttcctcctcctcctcggcttCTTCGTCGCCCTTTGCATGTACAGGAAGAAGCGCAGAGGTGAGGTGGAGAGCCAGTGCCTGGCCAGGCCAGCGGCCACGGGCAGCTTCTTGCCCATCCCTCTGCGGTGCTGTGCAGGGACTTCCAGCACCCCCAG CGCAGTCCTGGATGCAGAGACCTCACATGTGCCCAGCCAG caaagcagcaaggAGGACAATGACATCCACTACGCCGAtctccagcccctgcctgtgGCCCCGCAGCACAGCAGGAGCCCCAGCGCAGCCTGCTCCGAGTACGCCAGCATCAGGGTGGCTGCCCAGTGA
- the LOC143167156 gene encoding tyrosine-protein phosphatase non-receptor type substrate 1-like isoform X1 — protein sequence MEPLPRGPGRAAWPLTCLVLLSLRGWPGAGAQAGQGFELWQPQDKVLVTAGETLNLTCTMSGGGLPGAVKWLKGLGSGNETVYEQKGSFPRVTRAVSESDTDFSIHIRDVRPEDAGTYYCVKFSKSLRGGDEVFQRGNGTEVSVRAKPTPPVVSGPGHRVGPGKQVSVTCTAGGFFPEDIHVKWLKNNALISAQQLQITPGPMKLSYNMSSTVMMMLGKDDVHSQLVCEVEHATLTVPLREVYQLSKALRVSPSVRVVADPPSPIEVNKTVNFTCHVNGFYPGDVAVTWLENGTEMKVENTSRLVETPQGLFELRSLVEVKATEEKNGTVFTCRVVHDAQNPISEMAALRIAAPARDGLSDWSQTDNNNLLLIYIVVGVVCTVLALLVTAILYLIRAKQSKGKSSPSARLHEPEKSSEATTQESDPNNLTYADLNFDRERKTIRRMVEMSQQSEYACIQTSRAPAGDDNLTYADLDMVHLSKAPRRPAPCPEEASSEYASVQIPRK from the exons ATGGAGCCGCttccccgcggccccggccgtGCTGCTTGGCCGCTGacctgcctggtgctgctctcCCTGCGCGGCTGGCCAG gtgcgGGTGCCCAGGCGGGTCAGGGCTTTGAGCTGTGGCAGCCCCAGGACAAGGTGTTGGTGACAGCGGGGGAGACGCTCAACCTGACCTGCACCATGTCCGGAGGCGGTCTCCCTGGCGCCGTGAAGTGGCTGAAGGGCCTGGGCAGTGGGAACGAGACCGTCTACGAGCAGAAGGGCTCCTTCCCCCGTGTGACGAGGGCAGTGAGCGAGTCCGACACGGACTTCAGCATCCACATCAGGGATGTTCGCCCCGAGGATGCCGGCACCTATTACTGTGTGAAGTTCAGCAAATCGCTGCGTGGTGGTGACGAGGTGTTTCAGCGTGGAAATGGCACGGAGGTGTCCGTACGTG CCAAACCCACCCCTCCGGTTGTGTCTGGGCCTGGCCACAGAGTGGGGCCGGGGAAACAGGTGTCTGTCACCTGCACAGCCGGAGGGTTCTTTCCCGAAGACATCCATGTGAAATGGCTCAAGAACAACGCCTTGATCTCGGCTCAGCAGCTCCAGATCACCCCTGGCCCGATGAAACTCTCCTACAACATGTCCAGCACTGTGATGATGATGCTGGGGAAGGATGATGTCCACTCGCAGCTCGTCTGCGAGGTGGAGCACGCCACGCTGACGGTCCCGCTGAGGGAGGTGTACCAGCTCAGCAAAGCCCTGcgag TTTCCCCCAGTGTCCGTGTGGTCGCTGACCCGCCGAGCCCCATTGAGGTGAACAAGACCGTGAACTTCACCTGCCATGTGAACGGGTTTTACCCGGGAGATGTGGCCGTCACCTGGCTGGAGAATGGGACGGAGATGAAGGTGGAGAACACCTCCCGGCTGGTGGAGACTCCCCAGGGCTTGTTCGAGCTGAGGAGCCTGGTGGAGGTCAAAGCGACAGAGGAGAAGAACGGGACCGTGTTCACCTGCCGAGTGGTGCATGATGCCCAGAACCCCATCAGCGAGATGGCCGCCCTGCGGATCGCCGCCCCAGCCAGGGATGGACTGAGCGACTGGTCTCAGACAGATAACA ACAATTTGCTCCTCATCTATATTGTGGTGGGAGTGGTCTGCACTGTGCTGGCACTGCTGGTGACTGCAATTCTTTACCTCATCCGGGCAAAGCAGAGCAAGG GTAAAAGCTCGCCATCTGCTAG GTTACATGAGCCGGAGAAGAGCAGTGAGGCCACTACCCAG GAATCCGACCCCAACAACCTGACCTACGCGGACCTGAACTTCGACAGAGAGAGGAAGACCATCCGCCGGATGGTGGAGATGAGCCAGCAGTCAGAGTACGCCTGCATCCAGACCAGCCGGGCGCCTGCCGGCGACGACAACCTCACCTATGCCGACCTGGACATGGTGCACCTCAGCAAGGCACCCAGGCGTCCGGCCCCATGCCCTGAGGAGGCCAGCTCCGAGTACGCCAGCGTCCAGATCCCGAGGAAGTGA
- the LOC143167156 gene encoding tyrosine-protein phosphatase non-receptor type substrate 1-like isoform X2 codes for MMAACDPRLPLMSRAGAQAGQGFELWQPQDKVLVTAGETLNLTCTMSGGGLPGAVKWLKGLGSGNETVYEQKGSFPRVTRAVSESDTDFSIHIRDVRPEDAGTYYCVKFSKSLRGGDEVFQRGNGTEVSVRAKPTPPVVSGPGHRVGPGKQVSVTCTAGGFFPEDIHVKWLKNNALISAQQLQITPGPMKLSYNMSSTVMMMLGKDDVHSQLVCEVEHATLTVPLREVYQLSKALRVSPSVRVVADPPSPIEVNKTVNFTCHVNGFYPGDVAVTWLENGTEMKVENTSRLVETPQGLFELRSLVEVKATEEKNGTVFTCRVVHDAQNPISEMAALRIAAPARDGLSDWSQTDNNNLLLIYIVVGVVCTVLALLVTAILYLIRAKQSKGKSSPSARLHEPEKSSEATTQESDPNNLTYADLNFDRERKTIRRMVEMSQQSEYACIQTSRAPAGDDNLTYADLDMVHLSKAPRRPAPCPEEASSEYASVQIPRK; via the exons ATGATGGCTGCGTGCGATCCGAGGCTTCCTCTGATGTCAC gtgcgGGTGCCCAGGCGGGTCAGGGCTTTGAGCTGTGGCAGCCCCAGGACAAGGTGTTGGTGACAGCGGGGGAGACGCTCAACCTGACCTGCACCATGTCCGGAGGCGGTCTCCCTGGCGCCGTGAAGTGGCTGAAGGGCCTGGGCAGTGGGAACGAGACCGTCTACGAGCAGAAGGGCTCCTTCCCCCGTGTGACGAGGGCAGTGAGCGAGTCCGACACGGACTTCAGCATCCACATCAGGGATGTTCGCCCCGAGGATGCCGGCACCTATTACTGTGTGAAGTTCAGCAAATCGCTGCGTGGTGGTGACGAGGTGTTTCAGCGTGGAAATGGCACGGAGGTGTCCGTACGTG CCAAACCCACCCCTCCGGTTGTGTCTGGGCCTGGCCACAGAGTGGGGCCGGGGAAACAGGTGTCTGTCACCTGCACAGCCGGAGGGTTCTTTCCCGAAGACATCCATGTGAAATGGCTCAAGAACAACGCCTTGATCTCGGCTCAGCAGCTCCAGATCACCCCTGGCCCGATGAAACTCTCCTACAACATGTCCAGCACTGTGATGATGATGCTGGGGAAGGATGATGTCCACTCGCAGCTCGTCTGCGAGGTGGAGCACGCCACGCTGACGGTCCCGCTGAGGGAGGTGTACCAGCTCAGCAAAGCCCTGcgag TTTCCCCCAGTGTCCGTGTGGTCGCTGACCCGCCGAGCCCCATTGAGGTGAACAAGACCGTGAACTTCACCTGCCATGTGAACGGGTTTTACCCGGGAGATGTGGCCGTCACCTGGCTGGAGAATGGGACGGAGATGAAGGTGGAGAACACCTCCCGGCTGGTGGAGACTCCCCAGGGCTTGTTCGAGCTGAGGAGCCTGGTGGAGGTCAAAGCGACAGAGGAGAAGAACGGGACCGTGTTCACCTGCCGAGTGGTGCATGATGCCCAGAACCCCATCAGCGAGATGGCCGCCCTGCGGATCGCCGCCCCAGCCAGGGATGGACTGAGCGACTGGTCTCAGACAGATAACA ACAATTTGCTCCTCATCTATATTGTGGTGGGAGTGGTCTGCACTGTGCTGGCACTGCTGGTGACTGCAATTCTTTACCTCATCCGGGCAAAGCAGAGCAAGG GTAAAAGCTCGCCATCTGCTAG GTTACATGAGCCGGAGAAGAGCAGTGAGGCCACTACCCAG GAATCCGACCCCAACAACCTGACCTACGCGGACCTGAACTTCGACAGAGAGAGGAAGACCATCCGCCGGATGGTGGAGATGAGCCAGCAGTCAGAGTACGCCTGCATCCAGACCAGCCGGGCGCCTGCCGGCGACGACAACCTCACCTATGCCGACCTGGACATGGTGCACCTCAGCAAGGCACCCAGGCGTCCGGCCCCATGCCCTGAGGAGGCCAGCTCCGAGTACGCCAGCGTCCAGATCCCGAGGAAGTGA
- the LOC143167156 gene encoding tyrosine-protein phosphatase non-receptor type substrate 1-like isoform X3, with product MREGAGAQAGQGFELWQPQDKVLVTAGETLNLTCTMSGGGLPGAVKWLKGLGSGNETVYEQKGSFPRVTRAVSESDTDFSIHIRDVRPEDAGTYYCVKFSKSLRGGDEVFQRGNGTEVSVRAKPTPPVVSGPGHRVGPGKQVSVTCTAGGFFPEDIHVKWLKNNALISAQQLQITPGPMKLSYNMSSTVMMMLGKDDVHSQLVCEVEHATLTVPLREVYQLSKALRVSPSVRVVADPPSPIEVNKTVNFTCHVNGFYPGDVAVTWLENGTEMKVENTSRLVETPQGLFELRSLVEVKATEEKNGTVFTCRVVHDAQNPISEMAALRIAAPARDGLSDWSQTDNNNLLLIYIVVGVVCTVLALLVTAILYLIRAKQSKGKSSPSARLHEPEKSSEATTQESDPNNLTYADLNFDRERKTIRRMVEMSQQSEYACIQTSRAPAGDDNLTYADLDMVHLSKAPRRPAPCPEEASSEYASVQIPRK from the exons ATGCGGGAAG gtgcgGGTGCCCAGGCGGGTCAGGGCTTTGAGCTGTGGCAGCCCCAGGACAAGGTGTTGGTGACAGCGGGGGAGACGCTCAACCTGACCTGCACCATGTCCGGAGGCGGTCTCCCTGGCGCCGTGAAGTGGCTGAAGGGCCTGGGCAGTGGGAACGAGACCGTCTACGAGCAGAAGGGCTCCTTCCCCCGTGTGACGAGGGCAGTGAGCGAGTCCGACACGGACTTCAGCATCCACATCAGGGATGTTCGCCCCGAGGATGCCGGCACCTATTACTGTGTGAAGTTCAGCAAATCGCTGCGTGGTGGTGACGAGGTGTTTCAGCGTGGAAATGGCACGGAGGTGTCCGTACGTG CCAAACCCACCCCTCCGGTTGTGTCTGGGCCTGGCCACAGAGTGGGGCCGGGGAAACAGGTGTCTGTCACCTGCACAGCCGGAGGGTTCTTTCCCGAAGACATCCATGTGAAATGGCTCAAGAACAACGCCTTGATCTCGGCTCAGCAGCTCCAGATCACCCCTGGCCCGATGAAACTCTCCTACAACATGTCCAGCACTGTGATGATGATGCTGGGGAAGGATGATGTCCACTCGCAGCTCGTCTGCGAGGTGGAGCACGCCACGCTGACGGTCCCGCTGAGGGAGGTGTACCAGCTCAGCAAAGCCCTGcgag TTTCCCCCAGTGTCCGTGTGGTCGCTGACCCGCCGAGCCCCATTGAGGTGAACAAGACCGTGAACTTCACCTGCCATGTGAACGGGTTTTACCCGGGAGATGTGGCCGTCACCTGGCTGGAGAATGGGACGGAGATGAAGGTGGAGAACACCTCCCGGCTGGTGGAGACTCCCCAGGGCTTGTTCGAGCTGAGGAGCCTGGTGGAGGTCAAAGCGACAGAGGAGAAGAACGGGACCGTGTTCACCTGCCGAGTGGTGCATGATGCCCAGAACCCCATCAGCGAGATGGCCGCCCTGCGGATCGCCGCCCCAGCCAGGGATGGACTGAGCGACTGGTCTCAGACAGATAACA ACAATTTGCTCCTCATCTATATTGTGGTGGGAGTGGTCTGCACTGTGCTGGCACTGCTGGTGACTGCAATTCTTTACCTCATCCGGGCAAAGCAGAGCAAGG GTAAAAGCTCGCCATCTGCTAG GTTACATGAGCCGGAGAAGAGCAGTGAGGCCACTACCCAG GAATCCGACCCCAACAACCTGACCTACGCGGACCTGAACTTCGACAGAGAGAGGAAGACCATCCGCCGGATGGTGGAGATGAGCCAGCAGTCAGAGTACGCCTGCATCCAGACCAGCCGGGCGCCTGCCGGCGACGACAACCTCACCTATGCCGACCTGGACATGGTGCACCTCAGCAAGGCACCCAGGCGTCCGGCCCCATGCCCTGAGGAGGCCAGCTCCGAGTACGCCAGCGTCCAGATCCCGAGGAAGTGA
- the PDYN gene encoding proenkephalin-B, protein MAQRALALALCLSLAAAASADCATQCSLCMAQTRSTESSVRSLICLQECQGSSPPGPEWETCRKALALLAPLVVLAEGTDPSPREAEDEAEPEQELGPGELPQAPAKRYGGFMKKMAKGKLLSLLRENAHSKGGLSKKFGGFGRKPGERAAPEDYPGLGPAGDGGEEPTGDGGEGQELAELHKRYGGFMRRIRPKLKWDNQKRYGGFLRRQFKVTMRSDEDPSAYSGEVSDL, encoded by the exons ATGGCGCAGCGGGCGCTGGCACTGGCgctctgcctctccctggctGCGGCGGCATCCGCCGACTGCGCGACCCAGTGCTCCCTCTGCATGGCCCAGACCCGCAGCACTGAGAGCAGCGTCCGGTCCCTG ATATGCCTGCAGGAGTGTCAGGGCTCCTCACCGCCTGGCCCCGAGTGGGAGACGTGCAGGAAGGCACTGGCTCTGCTGGCCCCGCTGGTGGTCCTGGCCGAAGGGACAGACCCATCCCCTCGGGAGGCGGAGGATGAGGCAGAGccggagcaggagctgggtcctgGGGAGCTGCCGCAGGCGCCGGCCAAGCGCTACGGGGGTTTCATGAAGAAGATGGCCAAGGGgaagctgctctccctgctgcgcGAGAACGCCCACAGCAAGGGCGGCCTCAGCAAGAAGTTCGGGGGCTTCGGCCGCAAGCCAGGGGAGCGGGCGGCCCCCGAGGACTacccggggctggggccggcgggTGACGGGGGCGAGGAGCCCACGGGTGACGGGGGCGAGGGGCAGGAGCTGGCGGAGCTGCACAAGCGTTACGGCGGCTTCATGCGCCGGATCCGGCCCAAGCTCAAGTGGGACAATCAGAAGCGCTATGGGGGCTTCCTGCGGCGGCAGTTCAAGGTGACCATGCGGTCGGACGAGGACCCCAGCGCCTACTCGGGGGAGGTCTCGGATCTATAG